The Ciconia boyciana chromosome 7, ASM3463844v1, whole genome shotgun sequence region TTTATCAGGAAAAGGCTGCTTTACAGCTGTCAAACTGGAGCCCAGGGTAGAACATCCAGGTGCCTGGTGATGTCTGCTAATGCTCCAGGACGTGTCTGAGATCACACAGGGTTGTTTGTCCTCTCCACGAGAGGATGGTCTTGAGCGAGGATGGGTGCTGTAGGATATGTCACCTCCTGGCGAGGATGCCCCATTTTGCTGTTGGACTGCAGGGCCTGATCCAGCACCTCTGTGCATCCCTCCATGTGCACGTCCAGAGGGGCTGACCATGCTGAAGGGGCTGTTCACCACCCAGTGCAGGCAGGAAATAGGGTTCAGGGGCAAGGTGGGGGGAGGCCAAGCCATCTGACCATCCTTTCCCGCACCCAGGGGACATGCTGCGCCTACGCACGGTGCTGGAGGCCATCCAGAAGAACATCCACTCCTCCTCCTTGATCTTCAAGCTGGCCCAAGACGCGTTCAAGATTGCCACGCCGGCCGACAGCAACTCGGACACAACGCTGCTCAACGTGGCGCTGGAGCTGGGGCTCCAGGTACAGGATGGCGTGGGGGCATGCCAGCAGCCCTTCTGCCCCTTGTGCTGCAGCATGACAATCTTCCACCAAGCAGATGGTCCCCCGTGGAAGGAGTAAATCCATCCCTGCATGGCCCTGAGCAGGGGAGCTCAGCCCCGGGAGGCCCCTGTGCCCACTGAGGTTTGGGTGGAGGCAAGGCAGCGCTGGGGAGCCTCACAGGGAGCTGGTAGCCAGCTGGGCCGGGGGATTTTTGGGGAGCGCCACGGTATTGGGTGGCCTTGGTGAGTCCTGTGGGGCGGCCGGTCACCCCAGGTTTGCCTTGCAGGTGATGCGCATGACCCTGTCCACCCTCAACTGGCGGCGGCGGGAGATGGTGAGGTGGCTGGTGACGTGTGCTACCGAAGTGGGTGAGTGCCTCGCCGTGCTGGGCAGATCCGGCCCACGCCCAGTGGCACCATGGTGGGCACGGACATCCCGGGGTCATTCATAGCCCTGGGTGTCTGAGATCTCCTGGGTCTCCCGTTTCTTCCTGGGTAACTGGTTGCAGCCCCAGAGTgccagctggcagggctggagccacAGTGGTGGCCGGGTTTGGGACTGGGACTGGTCCCCTGTACCTCTGGGACAGGCCAGTGGTGTTCGCTGTGCCCTGCAGCATAGCCAAGCAGGGTGGCCTCTTCCTGTCCCCCTCCACCCTGTCCCTGTTGGAGCAGAGGCAGTGGCTCAGCACTGCTGCGGGCCGGCTTTGCCCTGGCTCTGGGCACCCGGGGACTCAGAGGAGCCCCGTGATCCGAGCTGTGCTCCAGGACTGTGCTGTGACCCCAGTGTTTTCTTGCAGGGGTGAGGGCCCTGGTGAGCATCCTGCAGAGTTGGTACTCACTGTTCACCCCCACGGAAGCCACCAGCATTGTGGCAGCCACGGTGATGTCCCACAACACCATCCTGCGCCTGAGCCTGGACTACCCGCAGCGGGAAGAGCTGGCCAGCTGTGCCCGCACCCTGGCCCTGCAGTGTGCCATGAAGGACCCGCAGAACTGCGCCCTGTCCGCCCTGACTCTCTGCGAGAAGGACCACATCGCCTTCGAGACTGCCTACCAGATCGTCATCGACGCTGCCTCCACCGGCATGACCTACACCCAGCTCTTCACCATCGCCCGCTACATGGAGCACCGGGGCTACCCGCTCCGGGCGTTCAAACTGGCCTCATTGGCCATGACGCATCTCAACCTGGCCTACAACCAGGACACGCACCCAGCCATCAACGACGTGCTCTGGGCCTGCGCCTTGAGCCACTCTCTGGGCAAAAACGAGCTGGCAGCCATCATCCCGCTGGTGGTGAAGAGTGTGCACTGTGCCACGGTGCTCTCGGACATCCTTCGCCGCTGCACCATGACGGCCCCAGGGCTGGCCGGCATCCCCGGCCGCAGGAACTCGGGGAAGCTGATGTCCACCGACAAAGCCCCACTGCGACAGCTGCTGGACGCAACGATAAGCGCCTACATCAACACCACCCACTCCCGGCTCACCCACATCAGCCCGCGGCACTACGGGGAGTTCATTGAGTTCCTCAGCAAGGCCAGGGAGACCTTCCTCCTGGCGCAGGACGGGCACATACAGTTCGCCCAGTTCATTGACAATCTCAAACAAATCtacaaaggcaagaaaaaactGATGCTGCTGGTGCGGGAACGGTTTGGGtgagccccggcccccgccatGCTCACTGGCAGGGTCTGGCCGCAGCACGGGGACTcgggagagaagaaggaaggaaagcagagatcaCCTTCCCCCCATCGGCAGAGGCTGCTCTGTTCtggtcttctgtttcttttttttgttttctttctttctttttttttgttttttatttttttctttcttggattTAACCATTTCACATGCTGAGAGGATCCAGAGATTCCTTGGGCACAAACCAAAAGGCAACCACGGGGAAAAAGGATGGTTCGCtcagccccctgccctcccttgcCAATACCAAAAGCTAACCTGGAAATCTAATACCTCTTTCCTGAAGGAAGCGGTCGCTGGAGGGATCCGAAGGTTGCAAAGtgcaaaaatcttcaaaattacatgaggaattaaaaaagaaaaaaaaaaaaaagagcgagCAAAGAAACCCGCAACACTAGAACCTCATGCGTCACCAAAAGCGATGGCTTTGCAGAGCGCTTCTCCCGCCCGCCCGAGACATGCAAACTCCTCTATTTGTGAAGATACTTCaataaaaacaagttaaagTAACTGTTCTCAGGGATTGCTTACTAAaagtaacacaaaaaaaaagcatttatgatACTGTAAATACTATAGTATATGTGTCAATTATTAAATTGTAAagttataattatttataattctgtcttttatttggGGGATACTTGAAATTGTCGTGGGCTGGGGcgattatttttattattgctattattattattattattataactattatttaaaaaaaaaaccacacaaaacaaaaccacggacaaaaagaggaggaggcacGCGAACATTTCTCAGGTTCCCACGGCATCGTCGGCAGCGAGAAGGGTGTGGGGGGAGGCGAATGTCCACTCAACTCGCAGCCCTGGGACGGACAGACAGATGGACGgatggcaggaggagcagcagcccagcGCTTGAGGACAGCGAAGGAAGGGACTCGGGGCAACACTCGCTCGGACACACATGGATGCTGGCGATGGAGGACACGAGCCCATCGCCTCGTACACGGCCGTCTCCCGGCAGGCGCAGGGGTGCGAGGTGCCTGGGCGGGCATGCGGGCACCGAGGCTGCCCGGCTcctggggagggaggcgggggcAGGCGTAGCCGCGCCACCTCCCCGCACCGTTCTGCTTCCCGGCTCCGTGGTGCGGCCAACGCTCAGCCCTTCCTGGCTTCGCCCCGCACTGGGGGCAGACTCTCCAGCCCTGGGCCGGCGGCTCTTTGGTTTTGGTTCATTTCTTTGCCAGTGGGtcgggagggctgggggggccagGGCCGGTCTGGACGGTGACTTGTAGTTAGAGAACGTGGGCTAGTTATCTGCTGTCTGGtttgacttttaattttttggcaAGTGACTTGTGTCCGCACTCCGGCCAGGAAACCAATTGTACTCGGTCTCTGTTGCCACCGAAATAGCGGTCTTCAACcagtctgtttctctctctttttttttttcccctcccccccccccttttttttgcgTGCgtgcgtgtatgtgtgtgtgcgaCCTCTTCATCTGATGTTTAATAATAAAAGGGATGAACGTTACCGCCTGtatctctgctgcctttctctgaaGTCGGAGGGGTCACCATGCTTGCTGGGCAGCCTGGCATCGCAGGCAATgcaagcagggcagagcccgggggaggaggcggcggcggcatCAGCACAGACCCCTATGGCACCCAGCTCCTGCACCCCAAGGAGGGGGACTGAGCAGTGGCAAGGCACCCTGGCGCCTTCAGGGTGCAACTCCCTGCCATGCTCAGCATCAGCAGGAACCTGCCCACCCTGGTGGCACTGCCCCGTCCGTGTGGCTAGAGCAGTGTTGGTGCCCGTGTCTTGATCCGTTCTACAGCGAGCCTGGACTGCAGTGGGTGTGCTGCAGTGTGGGATGGGAGTGGGACGGAGTCACAACCCAGGGTTCCTGGGTGCCACCGGCACTCTgggctgctttctgcagggttTGCTGGGCCCCAGGTAGACCCGGCCCCAACGAtcagaggagatggggaggTGTGCATGGGGGGGAGATCTCCAGGACCAGTGGGATGGTCCCAAAGAGGCTCTGGGACCTGGAGGAGGGTGACGGTGGTGCTAGGGCCATGGTGTCTCTGCCGCCATCCCAGCCAGTGTGgcagggtgctggtggtgctggtgtctGGAGAGCTCCTGCCACGTGGCTGGCTGTCCCACAGGTGAGTCCTGCTGGGTCTCCCTCCCACTCGGGGATGCCCTGGGTCGATGTCATGTTGCCTATTCCCACCTGAGCAAGACTGTCACGGCTCATGCTGAGCCTGTGGCAGCGGTGGGCTGCaagcccccagctcccaggctcAGGCAGCGTATCCCCCCTAGCAGGGCTGAGTGCAGCTGTAGCGCCAGGAGATGCCTATTGTACTCTGGGCTCACACCCTCTCGTGCAAGCTCTTGGCACAACACTGTGCAGCCTGGCCGGGAGCGGCATCCCCCATTTCCCCGTTCTGACGGGGCTCAGGGGCTCCCCCTGACCTCACATGCCCCACTGCCAGGCTGCCATCActgcccctctcctccaggGCCGTCCAgttccccatcccccccagcCAGAGCCACACGGCTGCTGCGGAGAAGGCGCTGGTttaatgctgcagcccagcctggagcGAGCCCTGTGACAACACACTACTTGGGGTGACTGTGCCCAAACCAGAGtcctgtccccaagcccccaggcTCAGCTGTGCTTCTGGATGTGGCGGGAATGAGTGTGCACAGCCTCCACGAAGGCACCCACGTGCTCGGGGTTCATGTCGGGGTAGAGGCCGTGGCCCAGGTTGGCAATGTAGCGTTGGGTCCCGAAACCCTCCAGCATCTTCTTCACCAGCTCGCCAATCTTCTCCTGTAGGCACGGTGGGAAACCATGTGTCAGCCCCATCCAGTCCAGGGTACTCCACCCCCACCAGTTCCCAGCCAGCCTGAGGGACTGCTGGGACATGagccagcactgcaggtggggaaactgaggcaggaggcCTTTAACACAGGCTGGAACTAACCCCCGCTGCTGGCGATGGCCACAGCTCACCTTGGGTGCGTAGAGCGCGCAGGGATCCAGGTTCCCTTGCAGGGTGATGTCTTTCCCTGTCTGTGCactacagcagagaggaagcaggTGAGTTGTTGCGTGTGGTGCagaggctgggggcagctgggtgcctgcagcccccactCCTGCAGGCGGAGGGCACACGGGACCCCTCAGTGCAGCCCCTGGTTGCTGCGAGCTCTATGTAGCATGGGGGCCCAACTATCCCCACCTCTGGAGCAGAAATCTCCAGGCCTGGGGATGGCTCAGGGCAGAAGAAGAGGTCAGGGTACCTGGCCCAGGGTGCTGCCCAGGCACCTGAGTGCTCTGCCAGACTCTTACCGAGCTTCCTGGGGCCGGATCGTCCAGTCGAGACCGACCACCTCATAACCGGCATGAGCCAGGTCGCGCAGCGCGTAGTGTGCATCCTTCGCAAAGATgatctggggagggaggaggtgggcaGTAACTCCGCTGTGGGTCAGGCCCCTCTCCACGGGCTAGACTGGGGGAGGCAGGTACGAGGGGATGCACCCCTCTCCAGCAGCCCCCACATGCCAGGGTCAACCCAGGCAGCCCCAACTCACCATGGGCACCAGGGGCAGCGCCTCCTCCTTTAACTTGCTCTTCACAGCCTGGGCGATGTCCCGGATGTAAGGCAGGGCGAAGTCCTGAAACTGCTCTGGGCCCAGGTGCCCCGCATGGGACTCAAACAGCTGGAGCGCCTGCCGGGGACATGGGGCTGGGAGAGCCGCACCTCagtccctcctcctcctcctcccagaaGCTGGagcctctctgctccctgtccccagtccctgccttcctgccttGCCCTGTCACCATGCCCCAGGACACACCTGCGCTCCAGCAGCCACCTGCCCCACCAGGTAGTCGGTGACGACATCAGCCAGCAGCCGCAGCAGTCGGTGGCTTGCCTCGGGGTGACGGTAGAGCCATCTCTTGGCCTTGGCCATTGTAGTGGAGCCGCCACCTTCAATCATGTAGGACATGAGCGTCCACTGCGGGAAGGAGAGTGGAGTGAGGAGGGTGATGGAGACAGAAGACGACACAAGGGGCGAGTCGCAGTGCTGAAGGTAGGACCTGTGAGCACCCCAGACAGAGCCTGGGgcacagctgctcctgcaaTGTCCCCCACCTATGCAACCCTATAGCACTCACAGCTCTGGGGGTGTCATGGCCTGTGTCACCccagaagaaagagcaaagaaatcCAGCTGGGGAGGCCACATGGAGGAGCCACATCACTTACAGGCGCCCCAGAGAAGCCAATGAGGGGCACCCTGCCCTCCAAGCTGTGTCGTGTCAGCGTGATGGCCTGGAAGACGTAACCCAGCTCCGCGGTCACGTCCACCTTCTGTCGCAGTTTCAGCAGATCCTCCACCTCTTTCAGGGGCTCTGTGAACGTGGGTCCTTTACCAGGGACCATGACAACCTCCATGCCCAGTGCCTGGTGACAGGGGAGAATGGACGAAGCAGGAATGGGGTGGGCCCAAACCCAGCCctgttcccagctgctgctccccaccacCGGCCATGGCTCTCACCTGGGGCACCACCAAGATGTCGGAGAAGATGATGGCAGCATCCAGGGGGAATCGTCTGAGCGGCTgtggaggggaagaggcagcGTCAGTGAAGGGCTGGGACCCCCGCCCAATGGAGGACCTGGACAAGCACATGGGGCAGTGGGGTCCCCAAGGGCTGCACAACTTACTGGGGCCACCCAGAGTGGCCAGACCCAAGgtttctccccatccccatctaGGCGGGGAGAGGGGACACACAGACCCCCTGGGGGATGCTCACCTGCAGCGTCAGCTCACAGCACAATTTGGGGCTCCGGCAAGTGGCAAAGAAATCCTGCGCCGCCCGGGTCTCCCGAAACTCTGCAAGGGACCAGCACGAGCGTTATGGGGTGTGTGCCGGGCCCCCCTTGCTGTCCCCCCCTGCACGCCTCCACCTGCTCACCGGGCAGGTAGCGTCCTGCCTGCCGCATGCACCACACTGGGGTGTGCTCCGTCTCCTCCCCACGTGCCGCTCGCAGGAACGTGTCGTTCTTCAGCTTGGGGAAGCCCTTGGGGCTGCGGACAAAAAAGCAGATACAGGTTGTCACACGCAGGGGGTCTGGGTGCCATGCCAgatccctgcagctgggggcagggggtgccagggCCAGCAGCTTGTCCCCAGTCCCTGGACAGTGACTGCAGGAAAGGGCTTGCGCCCAGCTGTGACAAACATGAGAAACGCTCCCCATCACGGTCCAGGGCCTTTTCCTGCTCGGGCGTCCATCTCCGTCCTCTCCCTCTTCCGGGGAGAGGCGATGCCTGGCCCAGGGCCCCATGAGATTAAGTTATCGGGGCCAGCAGATGCTCCCGCCTTTAGAGATTTGGGGCCAGCGAGGCACGAGGGCGGGCAGTACTGCCACCAGCGTCCCTGGCCCCTATCTGTGCCGTGCAGCCCCCGGAGGCTCAGGCGCCCGCCGAGGTGGCAACCATGCATCCCCAACCTCCCCCCCACGGTGTCACCACCGAGGGGCTGGTGGAGGCCGGcctgccccagggatggggaccctGGGCAACCACGGGGGATGGCCAGCACCGTCCTGCTGTGACAggtggggggcatggggacaaaGTCCCCAAAGCGTCCAGTGTGGGACCAGTGAC contains the following coding sequences:
- the UROD gene encoding LOW QUALITY PROTEIN: uroporphyrinogen decarboxylase (The sequence of the model RefSeq protein was modified relative to this genomic sequence to represent the inferred CDS: inserted 1 base in 1 codon; deleted 3 bases in 2 codons) translates to MAAPVPRTEERGAGQDGGVGRSGSRAGWRRTEGEGQDGGVRRGGXYGKMAAPAGRGGRGMRRGGASGGSGGAGERRRRMEGGERLLPKGFPKLKNDTFLRAARGEETEHTPVWCMRQAGRYLPEFRETRAAQDFFATCRSPKLCCELTLQPLRRFPLDAAIIFSDILVVPQALGMEVVMVPGKGPTFTEPLKEVEDLLKLRQKVDVTAELGYVFQAITLTRHSLEGRVPLIGFSGAPWTLMSYMIEGGGSTTMAKAKRWLYRHPEASHRLLRLLADVVTDYLVGQVAAGAQALQLFESHAGHLGPEQFQDFALPYIRDIAQAVKSKLKEEALPLVPMIIFAKDAHYALRDLAHAGYEVVGLDWTIRPQEARAQTGKDITLQGNLDPCALYAPKEKIGELVKKMLEGFGTQRYIANLGHGLYPDMNPEHVGAFVEAVHTHSRHIQKHS